The sequence below is a genomic window from Paenibacillus sp. DCT19.
GTCAACGAATCAACCAATCAATGAATCAATGAATGCGAAGTGTCCACCATGCTTCTGTTTCTACAAAAGAGAACGATTAAGACTGGGAGGTAGATCGGTGTGGCTAAGAAAAAACAAGCTAAACACGTAAACCGGGTAGAGGTAGACAAAAGTCGTTTGAAGTTTCATGCGACACAATCTGCGAAAGCTTCGGTGGGTCAGGGTGGTAATGCCTTCGCCATCAATGCCAATGAACTCGGGAATATTAGGGTACGTGCGGGACAACAATAATCGGTATTAAGCCAAATAAATAGAAGCTAAGAAGGTGCCGGATGGCACCTTCTTTGTTGTATATTAGACTGCCATTAACGCTGGAGAAGAGAGAAGTCACGTGAAGAGGCGAACCGGGTATGTCATTTTTGTCACGAAAACAACCGGGATAGGATATTGCTTATTAAACATTCATCCGTTAAAATATAGAACGAATGTTCAGTATGCAAGCAGTATGTAAGAAACGGAGTGAAAGAATGAACAAAAAGCAACTTCAAACAGAGCAGACGAAGAAGAAACTAGCGGATGCCTCTAGAGCTCTTTTTGTGCAAAAAGGCTATAAGGCAACATCCATTGAAGATATCGTGGCGGCAACGGGAAGCAGCAAGGGCAATATATATTACCATTTCAAAAGTAAAGAAGGTCTCTTTCTATATTTGATCGATGAATGGGATCGGGAATGGGAAGAAAATTGGACAGCCAAGGAGCATCTCTATCGCACCTCTACCGAGAAAATTTACGGTCTGGCGGAACAGCTTGTCCTGGATGAGATGAATCACCCACTGACCAAGGCAGCCGATGAATTCTTCACCAAGGAGAAGAAAGAGAACGATATCGAAGAACGCATCACGGTGATGTTTGAGCGGCATATTCAATTTAACAGACAACTGGTACAAGAGGGGATCGATAACGGAGAGTTCAAGGCCGACAACGTAGATCACCTCGCGCTTATATTGGAAAGTACCATTATCGGACTAAGTCACATGTCGCGCAGTATGGAGCCAGAACAGGCTCTTGCCTTATATCGTCACGCTGCAAGTGTATTCTTGCACGGCATTGCAAAAGATAAGGATTGAACATAGGGTTGCCACTTGAACGGAATATATGAGCAGGCAACATTTTGACAACTACGGAGGATGCAATCATGGCTTTGTTAACGCGCAATAGGGGCGCATTACTACTATTAATGGTTAATATTTTTCTCGTCTTTACAGGTATAGGTCTTGTTGTGCCCATTATGCCTGCGTATATGGAGCTACTGCACATTACCGGATTCACGGTAGGGCTGCTGGTAGCGGCATTTTCCTTCACACAGTTTCTGTTCTCCCCGGTGGCGGGTCGTTGGTCTGATGCCCTGGGGCGCAAAAGAATTATCGTCGTCGGCATGTTAATCTTCGCTGTATCCGAATTTTTGTTTGGTGCGGTTAATGCACCGGTACTGCTCTTCGCCGCGCGTATGCTTGGCGGCATTGGTGCAGCGTTGATCTTCCCTGCAGTTATGGCCTACACCGCAGATATAACAACAGAGGAAGAACGCGGTCGAGGAATGGGATTAATCAATGCCGCGATCTCAACCGGGTTCATCATTGGGCCTGGTATCGGTGGCTATCTGGCTGAATTCGGTATTCGGATTCCGTTCTACGCTGCAGGTGTTGCTGGTTTGTTAGCAGCACTCATCACACTGGCCATTTTGCCAGAGTCGACGCGTAGTCCCGCAACGAGTAAACCTGATGTGGGAGCACCTAAAGTTAAGGTCAAAACACAGAGCTTGGCATCTCAATTGCTACGATCATATCAGGCGCCTTACTTTTTCAGTTTGATTATCGTATTCGTGATGGCATTTGGACTTGCAAACTATGAGACGGTATTTTCGTTATTTGTATATCAAAAATTCGGATTTACAACACAGGATATTGCGTTCATCATTACGTTTGGTTCCATTGCAGGGGCTGTAGTACAGGTGGCTCTCATCGGCTGGTTACTGAACCGGTTTGGGGAGAAAATGGTCATTTCGGTCTGTCTGTTCTTTGTAGCGTTGTTTGTCATGCTGACCTTATTCGTGCACACGTATTGGCTGATTCTGGTCGTTACCTTTATTGTGTTCCTCGGAATGGATATCTTGCGCCCGGCAATCAGTACACAAATGTCCAAACTAGCGCAGGAGCAGCAAGGCTTTGTGGCGGGATTGAATTCAGCGTATACAAGTCTAGGCAATATTGCAGGGCCGATCGTTGCAGGGGCATTATTTGATGTAAATATTAATTACCCGTACGTTTCTGCTTCCATTGTGCTGGGAATCTGTTTCCTATTATCCATGTGGGTGCTTAGAGGAGGCAAACAGGCTAGACAACTGAAAGCCGAAATGTAACGATTAACGATATTTGAAGTGATATTTTGTTATAATAATAGATGCTGGAAGTGAATAATTGGGCTGGGTTACGATGAACGTTATCTAGAATGGTCATTTTTAAGCATATACAGGATTATTGGAGTGATACGATGAGTAAATCTAAAGGTGGCGGAACAGGCCGCGGTACAGGCAAAAAAGGCTGGAATCGCTGGCAAGCGAGTGCCAATCGTGCCAAAAGTGCACCGAAACCCTATAAGAGTAAGGGTACGAAGAAAAAGGATGATAACGAAACCTCAGATGACAAGTCCCAGTGAGTGGGGACTGGCAAAGCGTGAGGTGTTCATGATGAAGAGATCTGACCTAAAGACAGGGGCAGATCTCTTTTTTTACTTAAGTGCCACTTTATTATTCCATCCAAATTGCCGATATAAATGGTAAAATAAACCTCTAACTTGCAGAGAGCATTATTCTCATTATTTTATCAAAGGAGTCTATATCATTGGCTAAGCATGTTACCAAAGGCATTGTATGTACTACTATACTGAGTTTGTCCGCGATGGCTACCCTTACTGGATGCAGTGAACCTTCTACACCGTCCTATGTATCTGAGCCCACCATCAACTCGGAGTCCAT
It includes:
- a CDS encoding DUF3934 family protein, whose translation is MSKSKGGGTGRGTGKKGWNRWQASANRAKSAPKPYKSKGTKKKDDNETSDDKSQ
- a CDS encoding MFS transporter, translating into MALLTRNRGALLLLMVNIFLVFTGIGLVVPIMPAYMELLHITGFTVGLLVAAFSFTQFLFSPVAGRWSDALGRKRIIVVGMLIFAVSEFLFGAVNAPVLLFAARMLGGIGAALIFPAVMAYTADITTEEERGRGMGLINAAISTGFIIGPGIGGYLAEFGIRIPFYAAGVAGLLAALITLAILPESTRSPATSKPDVGAPKVKVKTQSLASQLLRSYQAPYFFSLIIVFVMAFGLANYETVFSLFVYQKFGFTTQDIAFIITFGSIAGAVVQVALIGWLLNRFGEKMVISVCLFFVALFVMLTLFVHTYWLILVVTFIVFLGMDILRPAISTQMSKLAQEQQGFVAGLNSAYTSLGNIAGPIVAGALFDVNINYPYVSASIVLGICFLLSMWVLRGGKQARQLKAEM
- a CDS encoding TetR/AcrR family transcriptional regulator, with translation MNKKQLQTEQTKKKLADASRALFVQKGYKATSIEDIVAATGSSKGNIYYHFKSKEGLFLYLIDEWDREWEENWTAKEHLYRTSTEKIYGLAEQLVLDEMNHPLTKAADEFFTKEKKENDIEERITVMFERHIQFNRQLVQEGIDNGEFKADNVDHLALILESTIIGLSHMSRSMEPEQALALYRHAASVFLHGIAKDKD